One genomic segment of Paenibacillus xylanexedens includes these proteins:
- a CDS encoding ArsR/SmtB family transcription factor, translating into MIKANGEPQFLPLYEALASEVRWRIMDMIADREMNVKDIAAVLELSPSIVTMHIRKLEDAGLIGSRRVRINGGTHKLCYLKQNHIEIELPSASQTSRTREQTIAVGHYTAFDIHPTCGLGTLEKEIGVWDDPRYFLDPERVHAAILWFGKGYVEYKTPNFVLPDQITDAIEISMELASEAPGLRDHWPSDIRFTFNGVSLGTWTSPADFGRAARGKYTPEWWHRNVNQYGLLKTIRIDAYGTYMDGERMSDITLKDVKLGEPFWTLRFTVDEESPNVGGLTIYGAGFGNHDQDIVIRVLG; encoded by the coding sequence ATGATCAAAGCAAACGGGGAGCCACAGTTCCTTCCTTTATATGAGGCGCTGGCAAGTGAAGTCAGATGGAGAATCATGGATATGATTGCAGATCGCGAAATGAATGTGAAGGATATTGCCGCAGTATTAGAGCTTAGCCCCTCCATTGTCACGATGCATATTCGCAAACTGGAGGATGCGGGTCTAATTGGGAGCAGACGAGTTCGGATCAACGGAGGGACGCATAAATTATGTTACCTCAAGCAAAATCATATTGAGATCGAGCTGCCATCCGCAAGCCAAACATCACGAACCAGAGAACAGACGATAGCCGTTGGACACTACACTGCTTTTGATATTCATCCTACCTGTGGGCTAGGGACACTTGAGAAAGAAATCGGCGTATGGGATGATCCCCGTTACTTCCTTGATCCTGAGCGTGTACACGCTGCTATCTTGTGGTTTGGGAAGGGCTATGTTGAATATAAAACACCAAATTTTGTCCTTCCTGACCAGATAACCGATGCTATTGAAATTTCGATGGAACTAGCCTCTGAGGCTCCGGGATTGCGAGATCATTGGCCTTCGGATATTCGTTTCACCTTCAACGGCGTTTCTCTTGGAACGTGGACAAGCCCTGCCGACTTTGGCAGAGCAGCACGCGGCAAATATACGCCGGAATGGTGGCATCGTAATGTAAATCAGTATGGATTATTGAAGACTATTCGTATTGATGCCTACGGTACCTATATGGATGGTGAGCGGATGTCAGACATTACTCTCAAAGATGTCAAACTAGGCGAACCGTTCTGGACGCTACGTTTCACGGTTGACGAAGAAAGCCCCAATGTAGGGGGATTAACGATCTATGGTGCTGGTTTTGGTAATCATGATCAGGATATTGTTATTCGCGTATTGGGTTAA